GGAACCTCCGCATGGCGCACTGGACTTCCTGTTTTGGCAGCTGCTGCGGGGGCCCAATCGCGAGCTCGGACGCTGCCGGCCCGTTTCCTTGCCCAAAAAGCGTTGCTGCCGTCAACACCGAGCAGCGCGAGAATGGAAGCCCGAGGTGGGCCTTGGTCCCACCCCCTGTCTTCTTTGCAAGGGGAATGAAAATTTCCTGTTTATCCTGAAATTTTCAGTAGTTTTGCCATCCAAATGCTAGCCGAAGTAGATAACCTTCCTctcagaaaaataaaaaaggaaagcaAACTCATGCGGTGACATTGCTGCACTTGAACAGTACAagcctgcagctgcagcacaAGTTTTCATAAGACGGTCCACAGGTTAAGCATGGTTAGCAAGATACAGAAATGAAGGAAACATGGTCACATAGAGCAGGGAGTCGCATTAACAAAAGGGGAACATATAATGCGCTGTCATGTGCTTAAGTTCTTCCTCATATCCATTTCTGAGCAGAAACTATGCCATAGACACTTGACTCCTTCAGTTTACAACCAAAATTCTCTGTATATCTGATTGACCTTGACCTAATgtgcagcaaaagaaaaacatttCAAAAGGGCATTGATGCCCAGTGCGGATACATCTCAGTACCTTGCCATGCTCTGGTTGAAGAGGTTACCTTCCTGCACTGTCATGTACTATCCAGTTCTACACTACTACTTATATCACTGCATCAGCTGCTATGTTATCCTCTGAAGATCTAAGATGAAAGTAGCGGTTAATTGCTGGGGCAGGAGGATGTAACTTCATCTTGCAGATCAACAAACCGACCACTGTGCTTTGGTCAAACTACTACTACTTATATCACAGCATCAACTACTATGTTATCCTCTGAAGATCTAAGATGAAAGTAGCGGTTAGATTGCTGGGACAGGAGATGGAACTTCATCTTGCAGATCGACGAACCAACCACTCTGCTTTGGTCAAACCGTAGTAGACTGCTTTGCATCCAGGCCACATGAGAAAATTCCAGCCAATGGGAGATCCACCGATGACATAAGACCCCTGCGGGAGTCCACCCTGCTGCACTGTATGATCTGTTGTCTTACTTGGTCTGAGCCCCTTTTTTGTCTCCACCAGCAATATATGTGCTGCAATGTCTGAGTTATCATGCTTGATCGGTACATCCCCACCTATACTGTGCACGAAATTTCCAGCCAGGCTTGTTGGAGGAACTTGACTCTTCTCTGCAGATGGAACATTTCCAGCAGGCTTGTCCTCAGGAGATCTGGCTGCAGGTTTGTCGAACGGTTTCACaggctcagcagcagcagaggaaagATCAAGCCGTGCTTTCTTGGATAATTCCATGACATCTTTCATCTCTTTAAGACAAAAGAAGAGCACAAGGCAGACAAGTTAGATTTAATTATCTCAAGAATCTCTATGCACACATATGCATGGAAGAAAAACCATATGTTTAATCACTCAAATATAACACCCAGATAATCGAAGAGGTATCTATAGATCACAAGACAAGGGGCATTATTGCTGGCCTTTACATATGCATTTTGAAAGGAAGCTTCTGATTTGTGTATTTCCCTTAACTGATTATGTAATCCAGAGTTATATTCTTCCTTTTGCATTTAGGTTACAATACATATCTGCTCGTTTCAAATGATCACTGCTTCCGAGTAGATCACATAATTAAAGAAGAACTCCATACGACTTTATACCAAATGCAAAACACAATAAATGTGAGAAACGCAGGACTCAGGTGGCAGGCTTTCGA
This sequence is a window from Panicum virgatum strain AP13 chromosome 7K, P.virgatum_v5, whole genome shotgun sequence. Protein-coding genes within it:
- the LOC120642751 gene encoding atherin-like, giving the protein MSKSPLSLAISAPNRGVPKPAVGPPFSSLQPAAMLPPATIPAHPPPPSESTTTSSPEQLLQQPPRPPPAPPSGVESEAPPKKRKVEEVGFQRSPYYTIRETVANLRGCFLQVCQGTESQKEDAAVEILKEMKDVMELSKKARLDLSSAAAEPVKPFDKPAARSPEDKPAGNVPSAEKSQVPPTSLAGNFVHSIGGDVPIKHDNSDIAAHILLVETKKGLRPSKTTDHTVQQGGLPQGSYVIGGSPIGWNFLMWPGCKAVYYGLTKAEWLVRRSAR